In Reinekea thalattae, a genomic segment contains:
- a CDS encoding DNA-3-methyladenine glycosylase I, with protein sequence MKFEDYWQQALAHHQSEAAIRARLPVPHSSEQLQSVSDAQYLSDISRRVFRAGMKHSLVDSKWPAFEEAFWQFNPQACRLIDDDRFEQLMQNSDLIRHWGKMKTIPINAQMVLDVAAEHGSFGAFLTQWPCDDIVGLWAYLKKHGSHLGGDGGARFLRMVGKDTFTLTDDVVRVLVNEGIVTKKPTSQRDLKAAQQFFNQLHEQSGEDYATLSMVLAMSIGP encoded by the coding sequence ATGAAGTTTGAAGACTATTGGCAGCAAGCCTTAGCGCATCATCAGAGCGAAGCAGCCATTCGCGCTCGCTTACCGGTACCACACTCTAGTGAACAGTTGCAGTCGGTTAGCGATGCGCAATACCTCAGTGATATCAGTCGGCGGGTGTTTCGCGCAGGCATGAAGCATTCACTGGTCGATAGCAAATGGCCAGCCTTCGAAGAGGCTTTTTGGCAGTTTAATCCACAAGCCTGTCGGCTTATCGATGACGACCGTTTTGAACAGCTGATGCAAAACAGCGACCTGATACGTCATTGGGGCAAGATGAAAACCATCCCGATCAATGCGCAAATGGTGCTCGATGTTGCCGCCGAGCATGGCAGCTTTGGTGCTTTTTTAACCCAATGGCCTTGCGACGATATTGTCGGCCTGTGGGCTTATTTAAAGAAACACGGCAGCCATTTAGGTGGCGACGGCGGTGCACGTTTTTTGCGTATGGTCGGCAAAGATACCTTCACGCTCACCGATGATGTGGTTCGTGTATTGGTCAATGAAGGCATCGTCACTAAAAAACCAACCAGCCAGCGAGATTTAAAAGCAGCCCAGCAGTTTTTTAATCAGTTGCATGAACAGTCCGGTGAAGATTACGCCACCTTGAGTATGGTGTTAGCCATGTCGATTGGGCCTTAA
- the msrB gene encoding peptide-methionine (R)-S-oxide reductase MsrB gives MTDKVTKTDDQWRAQLDEEQFLVTRKAHTERPFTGVYWNETAQGTYRCICCEAPLFESSTKYDAGCGWPSFYDSLDKSAIVEREDRSHGMVRVEVLCAQCDAHLGHVFPDGPEQHTGLRYCINSASLNLDTSDK, from the coding sequence GTGACTGACAAGGTAACCAAGACCGATGACCAATGGCGAGCGCAGCTTGATGAAGAACAGTTTTTGGTAACACGCAAAGCGCATACCGAAAGGCCTTTTACCGGCGTTTACTGGAACGAAACCGCACAGGGTACTTACCGTTGCATTTGTTGTGAGGCACCGCTGTTTGAGTCGTCGACAAAATACGATGCCGGTTGTGGCTGGCCAAGTTTTTATGACAGTCTTGATAAGTCTGCCATTGTTGAGCGTGAAGATCGCTCGCACGGTATGGTTCGGGTGGAAGTGCTTTGCGCCCAGTGTGATGCGCATTTAGGCCATGTTTTTCCTGACGGGCCGGAGCAACACACAGGCTTACGTTATTGCATCAATTCTGCATCATTAAATTTGGATACATCGGATAAATGA
- a CDS encoding pyridoxal phosphate-dependent aminotransferase gives MTDFKKSDKLANIFYEIRGPVMDEAARLEDEGHRILKLNIGNPKPFGFDAPDEIITDVIKNLPHSEGYSESKGIYSARKAVMQYYQKQRVHNVDVDDIYLGNGASELIHLACTSMVNTGDEVLIPSPDYPLWTGVVTLTGGKAVHYVCDEQSDWFPDLDDIRSKITPNTKAMVIINPNNPTGAVYSKEVLLELIEIARQNKLIILADEIYDKIVFDGVVHHPLAALSTDVLTLTFNGLSKAYRLCGWRSGWMMVSGPKHLAQDLIQGFNMLASMRLCPNVPAQYAIQTSLGGYQTINDLVAPQGRMYEQRNLAVNIINSIDGLSVVKPKGALYLFVKMDKKKFGIKDDEQMALDLLRQEKILVVHGRGFNYHDVDHFRMVFLPSQETLNDAAERMQRFFNNYKQ, from the coding sequence ATGACCGATTTTAAAAAGTCCGACAAATTGGCAAATATTTTTTACGAAATCCGAGGCCCGGTCATGGACGAAGCAGCCCGTTTAGAAGATGAGGGGCATCGCATCTTAAAGTTAAACATTGGTAACCCAAAACCCTTCGGTTTTGACGCGCCCGATGAAATCATCACCGATGTTATTAAAAACTTACCTCACTCTGAGGGTTATTCAGAATCTAAAGGCATTTACTCGGCGCGCAAAGCGGTTATGCAGTACTACCAAAAGCAGCGCGTACACAATGTTGATGTCGATGATATTTACTTAGGCAACGGCGCTAGCGAGCTGATTCATTTGGCTTGTACTAGCATGGTCAATACCGGAGATGAGGTGTTAATTCCATCGCCGGACTACCCGTTATGGACCGGCGTTGTCACCCTGACTGGCGGCAAGGCGGTGCATTATGTTTGCGACGAACAGTCGGATTGGTTCCCTGACCTTGATGACATTCGCAGTAAAATCACGCCGAATACCAAAGCCATGGTGATCATTAACCCCAATAATCCAACCGGTGCGGTTTATTCGAAAGAAGTTTTGCTCGAACTGATCGAAATTGCTCGACAAAATAAGCTGATCATCTTGGCTGATGAAATTTATGACAAGATCGTCTTTGATGGTGTTGTTCATCACCCGCTTGCAGCGTTGTCGACCGACGTATTAACGCTGACCTTTAATGGCCTTTCTAAGGCTTATCGCTTATGTGGCTGGCGCTCTGGTTGGATGATGGTGTCAGGGCCTAAGCATCTAGCACAGGATTTAATCCAAGGTTTTAATATGCTCGCCAGCATGCGCCTTTGCCCTAACGTACCGGCGCAATATGCCATTCAAACCTCACTTGGCGGCTACCAAACCATTAACGACTTGGTGGCACCGCAAGGCCGAATGTACGAGCAGCGTAACCTCGCGGTTAACATTATCAATTCGATCGACGGACTCTCGGTTGTTAAACCGAAAGGCGCTCTTTACCTGTTTGTTAAAATGGATAAAAAGAAATTTGGCATCAAAGACGATGAACAGATGGCACTCGATTTACTGCGCCAAGAAAAGATTTTAGTGGTACATGGTCGCGGCTTTAACTACCACGATGTTGATCATTTCCGAATGGTATTCTTACCTTCGCAAGAAACACTAAACGATGCTGCTGAACGTATGCAGCGTTTCTTTAATAACTATAAACAATAA
- a CDS encoding 4-phosphoerythronate dehydrogenase — translation MRIIADENMPNVEEWFAPVASSIVRKPGRSLTADDLSQADALLVRSVTQVNQALLENTLIRFVGSATIGTDHIDLAYLNSKSIQFHHAPGCNAQSVCDWLLSVFARLYLDRQLDWQHKTIGIVGVGNVGGKVAERLQRLGCKLLLCDPIRYQKGSLPEHVELQELLQQSDIVCLHTPHTTKGDHATHHLFNQQQLNLLRPGCWIINAGRGPVIEGPALAQKIDSGELNAVLDVWPQEPVVTEQQLQQVALASPHVAGYSLEGKFEGTRMLAKAFYQWLGETFVSEQVSVPKAGVVNALQHQHADIDTWISRLVLAVYDPAEDTQALKQALNQGVVSAQAFDALRKNYPTRREIASVVIEQAPAELAQRLRPFGFSV, via the coding sequence TTGCGTATCATCGCCGATGAAAACATGCCCAACGTTGAAGAGTGGTTTGCGCCAGTGGCCAGTTCCATTGTGCGCAAACCCGGTCGTTCACTGACGGCCGATGATTTAAGCCAAGCCGACGCTCTGTTGGTGCGCTCCGTCACTCAGGTAAACCAAGCACTTCTTGAGAATACCCTGATCCGTTTCGTTGGCAGTGCGACCATTGGTACGGATCATATCGACCTTGCTTATCTAAATTCAAAATCCATTCAGTTCCATCATGCGCCCGGCTGTAATGCGCAATCGGTTTGCGATTGGCTGCTGTCTGTTTTTGCCCGGTTGTATTTAGACCGTCAACTGGATTGGCAACATAAAACCATTGGCATTGTCGGCGTTGGCAATGTTGGCGGCAAGGTCGCCGAGCGTTTGCAGCGGTTAGGTTGCAAGCTGTTACTGTGTGATCCTATCCGCTACCAGAAGGGTTCGCTGCCGGAGCATGTGGAATTACAAGAGCTATTGCAGCAAAGCGATATTGTTTGTCTGCACACGCCGCACACAACCAAAGGCGATCACGCCACTCATCATCTATTTAATCAGCAACAGCTTAATCTCTTGCGCCCAGGCTGTTGGATTATTAATGCCGGTCGCGGTCCGGTTATTGAAGGGCCTGCGCTAGCGCAAAAAATAGATTCTGGTGAGCTTAATGCGGTACTCGATGTTTGGCCGCAAGAGCCGGTTGTCACTGAGCAGCAGCTGCAACAGGTTGCGTTAGCCTCACCGCACGTTGCCGGTTACAGCTTGGAAGGTAAGTTTGAAGGCACGCGCATGCTGGCTAAAGCTTTTTACCAATGGCTTGGTGAGACCTTTGTCAGTGAACAGGTAAGCGTCCCCAAGGCTGGAGTGGTCAATGCATTGCAACATCAGCATGCTGATATCGATACTTGGATCAGCCGATTAGTGTTAGCGGTTTATGATCCAGCAGAAGATACTCAAGCCTTAAAGCAGGCGTTGAATCAGGGTGTGGTCAGTGCGCAGGCGTTCGATGCTTTGCGTAAAAATTACCCAACACGCCGAGAAATTGCCTCTGTCGTTATCGAACAAGCTCCCGCAGAATTAGCACAACGATTACGGCCGTTCGGCTTTAGTGTTTGA
- the rhlB gene encoding ATP-dependent RNA helicase RhlB produces MSTQNKRYRRPRWHISQFKVKEEAGKVRFHDLFLPIALMRAIQEVGYQYCSPIQAMTLPYSLDGHDCIGKAQTGTGKTAAFLITVITDLLEHKLEEQYAGEPRALILAPTRELALQIEEDARSLTKYSRLKVAAVVGGMDFDKQQKQLTEQRCDILVATPGRLIDFMNRKVVFLDQVEMLVIDEADRMLDMGFIPDIKTIVRATPRTEDRQTLLFSATFSPDILNLTERWTNDPVRVEVEPKVKTSDDVEQHVYLVSADEKYAVLRRIVKQEGADRVMVFANRRDIVRDLSEKLKADGIACQVLSGDVPQNKRVRTLDGFKEGKFSVLVATDVAGRGIHVDGVSHVINFTLPEDAEDYVHRIGRTGRAGKKGVSISFACEDDSFQIPAIEEYIKRKIDLEQLPEHLFKDGVAAPVVEVEEVSVESESVSDTDSVNKPEPASEVEQIAELTATQTVAEVLGEPVGQVTQVVVDETETGPEITVEVFVDEQADDEAKADDASEQESESLPKA; encoded by the coding sequence GTGTCTACTCAAAATAAGCGTTACCGTCGCCCTCGTTGGCATATCTCCCAATTCAAAGTCAAAGAAGAAGCGGGCAAGGTTCGTTTTCACGACCTGTTTTTACCGATTGCACTGATGCGTGCTATTCAAGAAGTTGGCTACCAATATTGCAGCCCGATCCAAGCGATGACCTTACCCTATTCATTAGATGGTCATGACTGCATTGGTAAAGCTCAAACAGGTACTGGTAAAACAGCAGCCTTCTTAATCACCGTGATTACCGATTTGCTCGAACATAAGTTAGAAGAGCAGTATGCCGGTGAGCCTCGCGCTTTGATTTTAGCGCCAACTCGTGAGCTGGCTTTGCAAATTGAAGAAGATGCACGTTCGCTAACCAAATACAGCCGCTTAAAAGTTGCTGCTGTTGTTGGCGGTATGGACTTCGACAAACAGCAGAAGCAATTGACTGAACAGCGTTGCGATATTCTAGTGGCAACACCAGGTCGATTGATCGACTTTATGAACCGCAAAGTTGTGTTCTTAGATCAGGTTGAAATGTTGGTCATCGACGAAGCCGATCGCATGTTAGACATGGGCTTTATTCCAGACATCAAAACCATTGTTCGTGCCACGCCGCGTACTGAAGACCGCCAGACATTATTGTTCTCGGCAACTTTCTCACCAGATATCTTGAATTTGACTGAGCGTTGGACCAACGATCCGGTCAGAGTCGAAGTTGAACCTAAAGTTAAAACCTCTGACGATGTTGAACAGCACGTCTATTTGGTTTCAGCAGATGAAAAATACGCCGTATTACGTCGCATCGTAAAACAAGAGGGCGCTGATCGAGTCATGGTTTTCGCTAATCGCCGCGATATCGTACGTGATCTGTCTGAAAAGCTAAAAGCCGATGGCATTGCCTGCCAAGTACTTTCTGGTGATGTACCGCAAAACAAACGTGTGCGTACATTAGATGGCTTTAAAGAAGGTAAATTCAGCGTGCTTGTAGCAACCGATGTTGCTGGCCGTGGTATTCATGTTGATGGTGTTTCTCACGTCATTAACTTTACCTTGCCTGAAGATGCCGAAGATTACGTACACCGTATTGGTCGTACTGGCCGTGCTGGTAAAAAAGGTGTTTCGATCAGCTTTGCTTGTGAAGATGATTCGTTCCAAATCCCAGCAATCGAAGAATACATTAAGCGTAAAATCGACCTAGAACAGTTGCCAGAACACCTGTTTAAAGATGGCGTTGCTGCGCCAGTGGTTGAGGTTGAAGAAGTAAGTGTCGAGTCTGAGTCGGTTAGTGATACTGATTCTGTTAATAAGCCTGAGCCAGCCAGTGAAGTTGAGCAAATTGCTGAATTAACGGCAACTCAAACTGTTGCTGAAGTTTTAGGTGAGCCAGTTGGTCAAGTGACCCAAGTTGTGGTTGATGAAACCGAAACAGGTCCTGAAATCACGGTTGAAGTGTTTGTCGATGAACAGGCTGATGACGAAGCCAAGGCTGACGATGCTTCAGAGCAAGAGTCTGAGAGTCTACCAAAAGCATAA
- a CDS encoding elongation factor P hydroxylase — protein MKHLLAADLWEAGVEHLLQQLNPWLQEHWQTALVASDAEPLYLPADASRPYHEIHFAHGYFNSALHELAHWCVAGEARRQLLDYGYWYAEDGRNADQQQQFEQVEVYPQAIEWHLALACGRTFRVSADNLSLPNYDTLPFAMRVYDKAISLRASGLSARTARLQQKLAEIYQTDLAKIEFVAPSR, from the coding sequence ATGAAGCATCTTTTGGCAGCCGATTTATGGGAAGCAGGTGTCGAGCATCTGTTGCAGCAATTAAACCCTTGGCTGCAAGAACATTGGCAGACTGCTTTAGTGGCTTCAGATGCCGAGCCGCTTTATTTACCGGCTGATGCGTCGCGTCCATACCACGAAATCCATTTCGCTCACGGCTACTTTAATAGTGCATTGCACGAGTTGGCGCATTGGTGTGTGGCCGGCGAAGCTCGGCGGCAGTTACTGGATTATGGCTATTGGTATGCTGAAGACGGCCGTAATGCTGATCAGCAACAGCAATTTGAGCAGGTTGAGGTTTACCCGCAGGCGATTGAATGGCATCTCGCCTTGGCTTGCGGTCGTACATTTCGCGTCAGTGCGGACAATCTATCGTTGCCAAATTACGACACCTTGCCATTTGCCATGCGTGTTTATGACAAAGCAATCAGCTTGAGAGCTTCAGGTTTATCGGCTCGAACGGCGCGTTTACAGCAAAAATTGGCCGAAATTTACCAAACCGACTTAGCAAAAATAGAATTTGTCGCGCCCAGTCGTTGA
- a CDS encoding MATE family efflux transporter: MQIDESHQPLAGKNESLISRIKKEWSTLAVLGAPILIGQLAQIANGVIDTLMAGRASAEDLSGVAIGNSLWVPLFLFMMGLLNSTQPIISGHRGAKQFDKIMPVTWNAFYIALIAAAITIALLTHVSPVLNGLDMEAAAADITVGYLNAFVWGVPAVFTLVTLRGLTDGLGKTKIFMAFSILSACINAPLNYIFIFGKFGMPELGGVGCGWATAIANWASLLLLVLYLNRAKAFEQLRLWQHRTLPNRQSILEIIRLGIPIGFTIFVEATMFSVVALLMVPFGSVAVAGHQIALNVTSVLFMVPLSLGFALTLRISFLLGAQQPKEAKLAARSTVFLAVVIALFYCALLLTFSRQIAGLYSHEADVIAMAAKLISFAAMFQVADSVQVSSISALRGYRDTKIPMFIMISSFWIVGIPLGYILANTNWLLPAQGPKGFWIGLILGLSHAACWLLFRLITKKHKLAV, encoded by the coding sequence ATGCAAATAGATGAAAGTCACCAGCCGTTGGCTGGAAAAAACGAATCCCTAATTAGCCGAATAAAAAAAGAATGGTCAACGCTTGCTGTTTTAGGCGCGCCTATTCTTATTGGTCAGCTGGCGCAAATTGCCAATGGCGTTATCGATACCCTTATGGCAGGTCGCGCCAGTGCTGAAGATCTCAGCGGCGTCGCCATTGGCAACAGCCTGTGGGTGCCGCTTTTCTTATTCATGATGGGTTTACTCAATTCGACTCAACCGATTATTTCTGGCCATCGCGGTGCAAAGCAGTTTGATAAAATCATGCCGGTGACCTGGAATGCCTTCTATATTGCGCTGATTGCCGCAGCGATAACGATCGCCCTGCTGACGCATGTTTCGCCAGTGCTAAATGGGCTAGATATGGAAGCCGCCGCAGCTGACATCACAGTGGGTTATCTTAATGCGTTTGTTTGGGGTGTGCCGGCGGTATTCACTCTAGTGACGCTGCGAGGCCTGACCGATGGTCTTGGCAAAACCAAAATTTTTATGGCCTTTTCAATCTTATCCGCCTGCATTAACGCGCCGTTAAATTACATTTTCATTTTTGGCAAATTCGGTATGCCCGAGCTTGGCGGTGTTGGTTGTGGCTGGGCGACTGCCATTGCGAATTGGGCCAGCCTGCTACTGTTAGTCCTTTACTTGAACCGCGCCAAAGCATTTGAACAGCTTCGTTTGTGGCAACATCGCACACTGCCTAATCGTCAATCGATCTTAGAAATTATCCGCCTTGGTATACCGATTGGCTTTACTATTTTTGTTGAAGCGACGATGTTTTCGGTGGTTGCTTTACTTATGGTGCCCTTTGGTTCTGTGGCTGTTGCAGGCCACCAAATTGCACTTAACGTGACCAGCGTGCTCTTTATGGTGCCGCTCAGTTTAGGCTTTGCACTCACCTTGCGAATCTCTTTTTTACTCGGTGCTCAACAACCCAAAGAAGCCAAACTCGCTGCTCGTAGCACAGTTTTTTTAGCCGTCGTCATTGCGCTATTTTACTGTGCGCTACTACTAACGTTCTCCCGCCAGATTGCTGGACTTTACAGTCACGAGGCTGATGTCATCGCGATGGCAGCAAAACTGATTAGCTTTGCGGCCATGTTCCAAGTGGCCGACAGTGTCCAAGTTTCTTCGATCAGCGCATTGCGTGGCTATCGCGACACCAAAATACCGATGTTTATTATGATTTCATCATTCTGGATCGTCGGCATTCCATTGGGCTACATCCTTGCCAACACGAACTGGTTATTACCGGCGCAAGGGCCAAAAGGCTTTTGGATTGGTCTGATTTTAGGTTTGTCGCATGCAGCCTGCTGGTTGTTATTCCGGTTAATCACCAAAAAACATAAGCTTGCTGTTTAA
- the tusA gene encoding sulfurtransferase TusA, producing the protein MSTDTELDTRGLRCPEPIMMLHKAIRNMAVDEVVHLLATDPATERDVAKFCEFLPHQLIKTETQDDEYHYWIKKGSR; encoded by the coding sequence ATGAGTACAGATACCGAATTAGATACCCGAGGCTTACGTTGCCCTGAACCCATTATGATGCTGCATAAAGCCATTCGAAATATGGCGGTTGATGAGGTTGTGCATCTATTAGCGACTGACCCTGCAACCGAGCGCGATGTCGCTAAGTTTTGCGAGTTTTTACCGCATCAGTTGATCAAAACCGAAACGCAGGATGATGAATATCATTACTGGATTAAAAAAGGCAGCCGTTAA
- the rlmM gene encoding 23S rRNA (cytidine(2498)-2'-O)-methyltransferase RlmM, with protein sequence MTALLLYCRPGFEKECLAEVVDAASHKGAFGWANLQPNSGFVLFETEQAEQVYPLLPKLVFTRDGWPVTERLTELDTQDRLTPIIAAIARLEKRNKAGFGNVSCEYAEGDEFHSTSRFASKFVNPLRQALRREGLLTKKERADLPALRLFFSDSSNVIIGVDSPNCRASWPMGVARLKFPAGAPSRSTLKLEEAFIHFLGSDWREQLADHHTAVDLGAAPGGWTWQLVNQKIYVHAVDNGSMDTQLMDTALVDHVQEDGFIWKPKKRVDWLVCDMVEKPAKVARLMYQWLHQQHAKAAIFNLKLPMKKRLHQWQEIKEELDNLIAEQHPSAIFQARHLYHDREEITVYLNLRNQNG encoded by the coding sequence ATGACAGCCTTATTATTGTATTGCCGCCCTGGCTTTGAAAAAGAATGCCTCGCTGAGGTCGTCGACGCCGCCAGTCACAAAGGGGCGTTTGGTTGGGCCAATTTGCAGCCTAACTCTGGTTTTGTGTTATTTGAAACCGAGCAGGCGGAGCAAGTCTATCCACTATTACCTAAGTTGGTTTTTACTCGTGATGGCTGGCCGGTAACTGAGCGCTTAACGGAATTAGATACGCAAGATCGGTTGACGCCGATTATTGCTGCCATTGCTCGACTTGAAAAACGAAACAAAGCCGGTTTTGGCAATGTTAGCTGTGAATATGCAGAAGGCGATGAATTCCATTCAACCTCTCGTTTTGCCAGTAAGTTTGTTAACCCGTTACGCCAAGCCTTGCGTCGGGAAGGACTGCTGACTAAAAAAGAACGCGCCGACTTACCTGCCTTAAGACTTTTTTTTAGTGACTCTAGCAATGTGATTATTGGCGTTGATTCGCCAAACTGTCGAGCCAGTTGGCCGATGGGTGTTGCACGGCTTAAATTTCCAGCCGGTGCGCCCAGTCGTAGTACATTAAAATTAGAAGAAGCCTTTATTCATTTTTTAGGTTCCGATTGGCGTGAACAATTAGCCGATCATCATACTGCTGTCGATTTAGGTGCAGCGCCAGGTGGTTGGACTTGGCAGTTAGTGAACCAAAAAATATACGTTCATGCGGTCGATAATGGGTCGATGGATACGCAACTGATGGATACCGCTCTTGTTGATCATGTGCAAGAAGATGGCTTTATCTGGAAGCCTAAAAAGCGAGTCGATTGGCTGGTCTGCGATATGGTTGAAAAGCCAGCTAAAGTGGCTCGGTTGATGTATCAGTGGCTGCACCAACAGCATGCCAAGGCGGCAATCTTCAACTTGAAATTACCGATGAAAAAGCGCCTGCATCAGTGGCAGGAAATTAAAGAAGAGTTGGATAATTTGATTGCTGAGCAGCATCCGTCTGCGATCTTCCAAGCGCGCCATCTATATCACGATCGTGAAGAAATTACCGTCTACCTGAATCTTAGGAATCAAAACGGATGA
- a CDS encoding YheT family hydrolase, with the protein MTEAFVDFPAYTAGYGLSNGHIQTIFPHLMRRVDVPFQRSQLELPDGDFLTLDTLAQADRSAPWLVVSHGMEGSSRAHYIQGLAKYFYQAGWSVQAWNFRSCGGSMNRLPRLYHSGTVDDLNSVIEHVVSQHQAEQIFLAGFSMGGNQTLLALADPNLAAQVVGGVGFSVPLDLTSCAEELAKPAQRIYMKRFLKDLKVKIEHKARQFPKLVSSTGFDEIQTFHQFDERYTAPLHGFDSAADYWQRCSSKPALSQLQRPTLVVNADNDPFLSRQSKDCRCLERCKHLQLEIPMSGGHVGFARWRINKPLWTEMRALSFAQSLLQRNH; encoded by the coding sequence GTGACTGAAGCATTCGTCGACTTTCCTGCATATACCGCAGGCTATGGACTATCTAACGGCCATATTCAAACGATTTTCCCTCACCTGATGCGTCGAGTCGACGTGCCCTTTCAGCGTAGCCAACTGGAATTACCGGATGGCGATTTTTTGACGCTGGACACGCTGGCTCAAGCAGATCGCTCTGCTCCTTGGTTGGTTGTTAGCCATGGCATGGAAGGTTCCAGTCGTGCCCACTATATACAGGGGCTGGCTAAATATTTTTATCAGGCTGGCTGGAGCGTTCAAGCCTGGAATTTCCGCAGCTGCGGCGGTTCGATGAATCGTCTACCTCGCCTTTATCACAGCGGTACTGTTGATGACTTAAACAGCGTCATCGAGCATGTTGTCAGTCAGCATCAAGCTGAACAGATATTTTTAGCCGGCTTCAGTATGGGCGGTAATCAAACCCTCTTGGCATTGGCCGACCCTAATTTAGCTGCCCAAGTTGTTGGTGGTGTTGGTTTTAGTGTGCCGCTGGATTTAACCAGTTGCGCTGAAGAGCTGGCCAAGCCTGCCCAGCGAATCTATATGAAGCGCTTTTTAAAAGATCTGAAAGTGAAGATTGAACACAAGGCGCGTCAATTCCCAAAATTAGTTTCCAGTACCGGCTTTGATGAAATTCAAACCTTTCATCAGTTTGATGAGCGTTACACCGCACCGTTGCATGGTTTTGACAGCGCGGCGGACTATTGGCAGCGTTGTTCCAGTAAGCCTGCATTGAGTCAGTTGCAGCGACCAACCCTGGTCGTAAATGCAGATAACGATCCGTTCTTATCGCGTCAAAGCAAAGATTGCCGTTGTTTAGAACGTTGTAAGCATTTGCAATTAGAAATCCCAATGTCGGGTGGTCATGTTGGCTTTGCGCGCTGGCGTATTAATAAACCCTTATGGACAGAGATGCGTGCGCTGTCTTTTGCCCAATCCTTACTACAACGAAACCATTAG